The Anastrepha ludens isolate Willacy chromosome 2, idAnaLude1.1, whole genome shotgun sequence genome contains a region encoding:
- the LOC128855916 gene encoding uncharacterized protein LOC128855916 produces the protein MSLHMPNFGHYTPLPTIEKQNEILDILKRVLYNQELLDKRLSAIESTISDNGKALKDDLNKIQNNQSKLSLNQKYLSQTLGIIEINVASCTQKTHSKLWPAHAVFMKNRCQPVCYTSGEADDKTMHVITLPFRSFADIRAAEDRLKIPGHVQELTSMFYKLRGVCADVSYVMQHVFSDEVLELYNWEGRFDKQPLCKLWLVNSIMRDVFKDQSADDFEKNVKRSLELSHHRFKQKLYLEKKKNEKIILI, from the exons aAATTTTAGATATTCTTAAGCGAGTTTTGTATAACCAGGAGTTGTTGGACAAAAGACTATCTGCTATCGAATCTACG ATTTCAGATAACGGAAAGGCACTAAAAGACGACTTGAATAAAATTCAGAATAAT CAATCCAAGCTCAGTCTAAACCAGAAATATTTATCACAGACATTGGGGATAATAGAGATCAAT GTAGCCAGTTGTACCCAGAAGACTCACTCTAAACTCTGGCCTGCACATGcggtttttatgaaaaacaggTGCCAACCTGTTTGCTATACGTCTGGGGAGGCGGACGACAAAACCATGCATGTAATTACACTACCTTTTCGTTCGTTTGCCGATATTAGGGCTGCAGAGGACAGACTTAAAATTCCGGGACATGTTCAAGAACtg ACGTCAATGTTCTACAAACTGAGAGGAGTATGTGCAGATGTGAGTTACGTAATGCAACACGTATTTTCGGATGAAGTTCTGGAGCTGTATAATTGGGAAGGAAGGTTTGATAAGCAACCCCTCTGTAAATTATGGCTTGTGAACTCAATAATGCGAG ACGTATTCAAAGATCAAAGCGCAGacgattttgagaaaaacgtgaAGAGATCACTTGAGCTTAGCCATCACCGCTTCAAGCAGAAActgtatttggaaaaaaagaaaaatgaaaaaattattttaatttga